One segment of Hippopotamus amphibius kiboko isolate mHipAmp2 chromosome 2, mHipAmp2.hap2, whole genome shotgun sequence DNA contains the following:
- the EMC9 gene encoding ER membrane protein complex subunit 9 yields the protein MGEVEISARAYVKMCLHAARYPHAAVNGLLLAPAPRSGECLCLTDCVPMFHSHLALSVMLEVALNQVDVWGAQAGLVVAGYYHANAALDDQSPGPLALKIAGRIAEFFPDAVLIMLDNQKLVPQPHVPPVIVLENHGLRWVPKDKNLVMWRDWEESRQMVGALLEGRAHQHLVDFDCHLDDIREDWTNQPLNTQITQWVGPTNGNT from the exons ATGGGGGAGGTGGAAATCTCGGCCCGGGCCTACGTGAAGATGTGCCTGCACGCCGCCCGGTACCCGCACGCCGCTGTCAACGGGCTATTGCTGGCGCCGGCGCCGCGGTCGGGAGAATGCCTGTGCCTCACCGACTGTGTGCCCATGTTCCACAGCCACCTGGCCCTGTCTGTCATGCTGGAGGTCGCCCTCAACCAG GTGGATGTGTGGGGCGCGCAGGCCGGGCTGGTAGTGGCAGGGTACTACCATGCCAATGCAGCTTTGGACGACCAGAG CCCTGGGCCCCTGGCCTTGAAAATCGCTGGGCGGATTGCAGAATTCTTCCCTGATGCGGTACTTATTATG TTGGATAATCAGAAACTGGTGCCCCAGCCTCACGTGCCCCCAGTTATCGTCCTGGAGAACCATGGTCTCCGCTGGGTCCCCAAGGATAAGAACTT AGTGATGTGGAGGGACTGGGAAGAGTCACGGCAGATGGTGGGAGCATTACTAGAAGGTCGGGCCCACCAGCACCTTGTGGACTTTGACTGCCACCTTGACGACATCCGGGAGGATTGGACCAACCAGCCGCTCAACACCCAGATCACCCAGTGGGTTGGTCCCACAAATGGAAATACCTGA
- the PSME1 gene encoding proteasome activator complex subunit 1 — protein sequence MATLRVLPEAQAKVDVFREDLCAKTENLLGSYFPKKISELDGFLKEPALNEANLSNLKAPLDIPVPDPVKEKEKEERKKQQEKEDKDEKKKGEDEDKGPPCGPVNCNEKIVVLLQRLKPEIKDVIEKLNLVTTWLQLQIPRIEDGNNFGVAVQEKVFELMTALHTKLEGFHTQISKYFSERGDAVAKAAKQPHVGDYRQLVHELDEAEYQDIRLMVMEIRNAYAVLYDIILKNFEKLKKPRGETKGMIY from the exons ATGGCCACGCTCAGGGTCCTGCCCGAAGCCCAAGCCAAG GTTGATGTGTTCCGTGAAGACCTATGTGCTAAG ACAGAGAACCTGCTCGGGAGCTATTTCCCCAAGAAGATTTCTGAGTTGGATGGATTTTTAAAG GAGCCAGCTCTCAATGAAGCCAACCTGAGCAATCTGAAGGCACCGTTGGACATTCCAGTGCCTGATCCAgtcaaggaaaaagagaaggaggagaggaagaaacagcAGGAG AAGGAAGACAAGGAtgagaagaagaaaggggaagatgAAGACAAAG GTCCTCCTTGTGGCCCAGTGAACTGCAATGAGAAGATCGTGGTCCTCCTGCAGCGCCTGAAGCCTGAGATCAAGGATGTCATTGAGAAACTCAACCTG GTCACCACCTGGTTGCAGCTGCAGATACCTCGGATTGAGGATGGGAACAACTTTGGAGTGGCTGTCCAG GAGAAGGTGTTTGAGCTGATGACCGCCCTTCACACCAAGCTGGAAGGCTTCCACACTCAAATCTCCAA GTATTTCTCTGAGCGCGGTGATGCTGTGGCCAAAGCAGCTAAGCAGCCCCACGTG GGTGATTATCGGCAGCTGGTACACGAGCTGGATGAGGCAGAGTACCAGGACATCCGGCTGATGGTCATGGAGATCCGCAACGCTTAT GCTGTGTTATATGACATCATCCTGAAGAACTTCGAGAAGCTCAAGAAGCCCCGGGGAGAAACAAAGGGAATGATCTATTGA
- the FITM1 gene encoding fat storage-inducing transmembrane protein 1, with amino-acid sequence MERGPVVGAGPGARARIRALLGCLVRVLLWVASALLYFGSEQAARLLGSPCLRRLYHAWLAAVVIFGPLLQFHVNPRTIFASHGNFFNIKFVNSAWGWTCTFLGGFVLLVVFLATRRVAVTARHLSRLVVGAAVWRGAGRAFLLIEDLTGSCFEPLPQGLLLHELPDRRSCLAAGHQWRGYTVSSHTFLLTFCCLLMAEEAAVFAKYLAHGLPAGAPLRLVFLLNVLLLGLWNFLLLCTVIYFHQYTHKVVGAAVGTFAWYLTYGSWYHQPWSPGSPGHGLFPSPHSSHKHN; translated from the exons atGGAGCGGGGGccagtggtgggggcagggccggGGGCCAGGGCCCGGATCCGGGCACTGCTGGGCTGCCTGGTCAGGGTGCTGCTCTGGGTGGCCTCTGCCCTGCTGTACTTTGGAAGTGAACAGGCTGCCCGCCTCTTGGGCAGCCCCTGCTTACGGCGCCTCTACCATGCCTGGTTGGCAGCAGTGGTCATCTTCGGGCCCCTTCTGCAGTTCCACGTCAACCCTCGGACCATCTTCGCCAGCCACGGCAACTTCTTCAACAT AAAGTTTGTGAATTCGGCGTGGGGCTGGACGTGCACCTTCCTGGGGGGCTTCGTGTTGCTGGTGGTATTCCTGGCTACACGGCGCGTGGCGGTGACTGCCCGGCACCTGAGCCGGTTGGTGGTGGGGGCAGCGGTGTGGCGGGGGGCTGGTCGGGCCTTCCTGCTCATCGAGGACCTGACCGGCTCCTGCTTCGAGCCTCTGCCCCAGGGCCTGCTGCTCCATGAGCTGCCGGACCGTCGCAGCTGCCTGGCAGCCGGCCACCAGTGGAGGGGCTACACCGTCTCCTCCCACACTTTCCTGCTTACCTTCTGCTGCCTGCTCATGGCTGAGGAAGCTGCAGTGTTTGCCAAGTACCTAGCCCATGGGCTGCCCGCTGGTGCACCCCTGCGCCTTGTCTTCCTGCTCAATGTGCTGCTGCTGGGCCTCTGGAACTTCTTGCTACTCTGCACTGTCATCTATTTCCACCAGTATACTCACAAGGTGGTTGGCGCCGCCGTGGGCACCTTTGCCTGGTACCTCACCTACGGCAGCTGGTATCATCAGCCCTGGTCTCCAGGGAGCCCAGGCCATGGGCTCTTCCCTAGCCCCCACTCCAGCCACAAGCATAactga
- the DCAF11 gene encoding DDB1- and CUL4-associated factor 11 isoform X3, whose amino-acid sequence MKMWIWPRYWPISYAVDATPDTRELECNEIKTQVELATGRLGLRRAALEHSFPQMLHQRERGLCHQGSFSLGERSRMMSHFLPNDLGFTDTYSQKAFCGIYSKDGQIFMSACQDQTIRLYDCRYGRFHKFKSIKARDVGWSVLDVAFTPDGNHFLYSSWSDYIHICNIYGEGDTHTALDLRPDERRFAVFSIAVSSDGREVLGGANDGCLYVFDREQNRRTLQIESHEDDVNAVAFADISSQILFSGGDDAICKVWDRRTMREDDPKPVGALAGHQDGITFIDSKGDARYLISNSKDQTIKLWDIRRFSSREGMEASRQAATQQNWDYRWQQVPKKAWRKLKLPGDSSLMTYRGHGVLHTLIRCRFSPSHSTGQQFIYSGCSTGKVVVYDLLSGHIVKKLTNHKACVRDVSWHPFEEKIVSSSWDGNLRLWQYRQAEYFQDDMPESEEHPSTPAPMSHTSTAFSSSQ is encoded by the exons atgaagatgTGGATCTGGCCCAGGTACTGGCCTATCTCCTACGCAG TGGATGCAACCCCTGACACCCGGGAGCTGGAATGCAATGAGATCAAGACACAAGTGGAATTGGCCACAGGGCGGCTGGGGCTTAGGCGGGCAGCGCTGGAGCACAGCTTTCCACAAATGCTGCACCAG AGAGAACGGGgtctctgccaccagggaagcttcTCCCTTGGAGAACGGTCTCGAATGATGTCTCA CTTCTTGCCCAATGATCTGGGTTTCACTGATACCTACTCTCAGAAGGCTTTCTGTGGCATCTACAGCAAAGATGGTCAAATCTTCATGTCTGCTTGTCAAG ACCAGACAATCCGACTGTATGACTGCCGATATGGCCGCTTTCATAAATTCAAGAGCATCAAGGCCCGAGATGTAGGCTGGAGCGTCTTGGATGTGGCCTTCACCCCTGATGGGAACCATTTCCTTTACTCCAGCTGGTCTGATTACA TTCATATCTGCAACATCTACGgggagggagacacacacactgCCCTGGATCTAAG GCCAGATGAGCGTCGCTTTGCTGTCTTCTCTATTGCTGTCTCCTCAGATGGACGAGAAGTACTAGGAGG GGCCAATGATGGCTGCCTATATGTCTTTGACCGAGAGCAGAACCGGCGTACCCTTCAG ATTGAATCCCATGAGGATGATGTGAATGCGGTGGCCTTTGCTGACATCAGCTCCCAGATCCTGTTCTCCGGGGGTGACGATGCCATCTGCAAAGTGTGGGATCGACGCACCATGCGGGAGGATGACCCCAAGCCCGTGGGCGCGTTGGCCGGACACCAGGACGGCATCACCTTCATTGACAGCAAG GGTGATGCCCGGTATCTCATCTCCAACTCCAAAGACCAGACCATCAAGCTCTGGGATATCCGACGCTTTTCCAGCCGGGAAGGCATGGAAGCCTCTCGCCAGGCTGCCACGCAGCAAAACTGGGACTACCGCTGGCAGCAGGTGCCCAAGAAAG CCTGGCGGAAGCTGAAGCTCCCAGGGGACAGCTCCTTGATGACCTACCGGGGCCACGGGGTGCTGCACACCCTCATCCGCTGCCGATTCTCCCCCAGCCATAGCACTGGCCAGCAGTTCATCTACAGTGGCTGCTCCACTGGCAAAGTGGTCG TGTACGACCTTCTCAGTGGCCACATCGTGAAGAAGCTGACCAACCACAAGGCCTGTGTGCGTGACGTCAGCTGGCACCCCTTCGAGGAGAAGATTGTCAGCAGTTCG TGGGACGGGAACCTACGTCTGTGGCAGTACCGCCAGGCTGAGTACTTCCAGGATGACATGCCAGAGTCCGAGGAACACCCCAGCACCCCTGCCCCAATGTCTCACACGTCTACAGCCTTTTCCTCATCCCAGTAG
- the DCAF11 gene encoding DDB1- and CUL4-associated factor 11 isoform X1 has translation MGSRNSSSAGTGSGDPSEGLPRRGAGLRRSEEEEEEDEDVDLAQVLAYLLRRGQVRLVQGGGAANLQLIQALSDSEEEHDSAWDGRLGDRYNPPVDATPDTRELECNEIKTQVELATGRLGLRRAALEHSFPQMLHQRERGLCHQGSFSLGERSRMMSHFLPNDLGFTDTYSQKAFCGIYSKDGQIFMSACQDQTIRLYDCRYGRFHKFKSIKARDVGWSVLDVAFTPDGNHFLYSSWSDYIHICNIYGEGDTHTALDLRPDERRFAVFSIAVSSDGREVLGGANDGCLYVFDREQNRRTLQIESHEDDVNAVAFADISSQILFSGGDDAICKVWDRRTMREDDPKPVGALAGHQDGITFIDSKGDARYLISNSKDQTIKLWDIRRFSSREGMEASRQAATQQNWDYRWQQVPKKAWRKLKLPGDSSLMTYRGHGVLHTLIRCRFSPSHSTGQQFIYSGCSTGKVVVYDLLSGHIVKKLTNHKACVRDVSWHPFEEKIVSSSWDGNLRLWQYRQAEYFQDDMPESEEHPSTPAPMSHTSTAFSSSQ, from the exons ATGGGATCACGGAACAGCAGCAGCGCAGGAACTGGGTCCGGAGACCCCTCCGAGGGCTTGCCCCGAAGAGGGGCTGGCCTGCGTaggagtgaggaagaggaagaggaagatgaagatgTGGATCTGGCCCAGGTACTGGCCTATCTCCTACGCAG AGGCCAAGTGAGGTTGGTGCAGGGAGGAGGCGCAGCAAATTTACAACTCATCCAGGCCCTCTCAGACTCAGAGGAAGAGCATGACAGTGCCTGGGATGGTCGTCTCGGAGACCGATACAACCCACCCG TGGATGCAACCCCTGACACCCGGGAGCTGGAATGCAATGAGATCAAGACACAAGTGGAATTGGCCACAGGGCGGCTGGGGCTTAGGCGGGCAGCGCTGGAGCACAGCTTTCCACAAATGCTGCACCAG AGAGAACGGGgtctctgccaccagggaagcttcTCCCTTGGAGAACGGTCTCGAATGATGTCTCA CTTCTTGCCCAATGATCTGGGTTTCACTGATACCTACTCTCAGAAGGCTTTCTGTGGCATCTACAGCAAAGATGGTCAAATCTTCATGTCTGCTTGTCAAG ACCAGACAATCCGACTGTATGACTGCCGATATGGCCGCTTTCATAAATTCAAGAGCATCAAGGCCCGAGATGTAGGCTGGAGCGTCTTGGATGTGGCCTTCACCCCTGATGGGAACCATTTCCTTTACTCCAGCTGGTCTGATTACA TTCATATCTGCAACATCTACGgggagggagacacacacactgCCCTGGATCTAAG GCCAGATGAGCGTCGCTTTGCTGTCTTCTCTATTGCTGTCTCCTCAGATGGACGAGAAGTACTAGGAGG GGCCAATGATGGCTGCCTATATGTCTTTGACCGAGAGCAGAACCGGCGTACCCTTCAG ATTGAATCCCATGAGGATGATGTGAATGCGGTGGCCTTTGCTGACATCAGCTCCCAGATCCTGTTCTCCGGGGGTGACGATGCCATCTGCAAAGTGTGGGATCGACGCACCATGCGGGAGGATGACCCCAAGCCCGTGGGCGCGTTGGCCGGACACCAGGACGGCATCACCTTCATTGACAGCAAG GGTGATGCCCGGTATCTCATCTCCAACTCCAAAGACCAGACCATCAAGCTCTGGGATATCCGACGCTTTTCCAGCCGGGAAGGCATGGAAGCCTCTCGCCAGGCTGCCACGCAGCAAAACTGGGACTACCGCTGGCAGCAGGTGCCCAAGAAAG CCTGGCGGAAGCTGAAGCTCCCAGGGGACAGCTCCTTGATGACCTACCGGGGCCACGGGGTGCTGCACACCCTCATCCGCTGCCGATTCTCCCCCAGCCATAGCACTGGCCAGCAGTTCATCTACAGTGGCTGCTCCACTGGCAAAGTGGTCG TGTACGACCTTCTCAGTGGCCACATCGTGAAGAAGCTGACCAACCACAAGGCCTGTGTGCGTGACGTCAGCTGGCACCCCTTCGAGGAGAAGATTGTCAGCAGTTCG TGGGACGGGAACCTACGTCTGTGGCAGTACCGCCAGGCTGAGTACTTCCAGGATGACATGCCAGAGTCCGAGGAACACCCCAGCACCCCTGCCCCAATGTCTCACACGTCTACAGCCTTTTCCTCATCCCAGTAG
- the DCAF11 gene encoding DDB1- and CUL4-associated factor 11 isoform X2 → MKMWIWPRGQVRLVQGGGAANLQLIQALSDSEEEHDSAWDGRLGDRYNPPVDATPDTRELECNEIKTQVELATGRLGLRRAALEHSFPQMLHQRERGLCHQGSFSLGERSRMMSHFLPNDLGFTDTYSQKAFCGIYSKDGQIFMSACQDQTIRLYDCRYGRFHKFKSIKARDVGWSVLDVAFTPDGNHFLYSSWSDYIHICNIYGEGDTHTALDLRPDERRFAVFSIAVSSDGREVLGGANDGCLYVFDREQNRRTLQIESHEDDVNAVAFADISSQILFSGGDDAICKVWDRRTMREDDPKPVGALAGHQDGITFIDSKGDARYLISNSKDQTIKLWDIRRFSSREGMEASRQAATQQNWDYRWQQVPKKAWRKLKLPGDSSLMTYRGHGVLHTLIRCRFSPSHSTGQQFIYSGCSTGKVVVYDLLSGHIVKKLTNHKACVRDVSWHPFEEKIVSSSWDGNLRLWQYRQAEYFQDDMPESEEHPSTPAPMSHTSTAFSSSQ, encoded by the exons atgaagatgTGGATCTGGCCCAG AGGCCAAGTGAGGTTGGTGCAGGGAGGAGGCGCAGCAAATTTACAACTCATCCAGGCCCTCTCAGACTCAGAGGAAGAGCATGACAGTGCCTGGGATGGTCGTCTCGGAGACCGATACAACCCACCCG TGGATGCAACCCCTGACACCCGGGAGCTGGAATGCAATGAGATCAAGACACAAGTGGAATTGGCCACAGGGCGGCTGGGGCTTAGGCGGGCAGCGCTGGAGCACAGCTTTCCACAAATGCTGCACCAG AGAGAACGGGgtctctgccaccagggaagcttcTCCCTTGGAGAACGGTCTCGAATGATGTCTCA CTTCTTGCCCAATGATCTGGGTTTCACTGATACCTACTCTCAGAAGGCTTTCTGTGGCATCTACAGCAAAGATGGTCAAATCTTCATGTCTGCTTGTCAAG ACCAGACAATCCGACTGTATGACTGCCGATATGGCCGCTTTCATAAATTCAAGAGCATCAAGGCCCGAGATGTAGGCTGGAGCGTCTTGGATGTGGCCTTCACCCCTGATGGGAACCATTTCCTTTACTCCAGCTGGTCTGATTACA TTCATATCTGCAACATCTACGgggagggagacacacacactgCCCTGGATCTAAG GCCAGATGAGCGTCGCTTTGCTGTCTTCTCTATTGCTGTCTCCTCAGATGGACGAGAAGTACTAGGAGG GGCCAATGATGGCTGCCTATATGTCTTTGACCGAGAGCAGAACCGGCGTACCCTTCAG ATTGAATCCCATGAGGATGATGTGAATGCGGTGGCCTTTGCTGACATCAGCTCCCAGATCCTGTTCTCCGGGGGTGACGATGCCATCTGCAAAGTGTGGGATCGACGCACCATGCGGGAGGATGACCCCAAGCCCGTGGGCGCGTTGGCCGGACACCAGGACGGCATCACCTTCATTGACAGCAAG GGTGATGCCCGGTATCTCATCTCCAACTCCAAAGACCAGACCATCAAGCTCTGGGATATCCGACGCTTTTCCAGCCGGGAAGGCATGGAAGCCTCTCGCCAGGCTGCCACGCAGCAAAACTGGGACTACCGCTGGCAGCAGGTGCCCAAGAAAG CCTGGCGGAAGCTGAAGCTCCCAGGGGACAGCTCCTTGATGACCTACCGGGGCCACGGGGTGCTGCACACCCTCATCCGCTGCCGATTCTCCCCCAGCCATAGCACTGGCCAGCAGTTCATCTACAGTGGCTGCTCCACTGGCAAAGTGGTCG TGTACGACCTTCTCAGTGGCCACATCGTGAAGAAGCTGACCAACCACAAGGCCTGTGTGCGTGACGTCAGCTGGCACCCCTTCGAGGAGAAGATTGTCAGCAGTTCG TGGGACGGGAACCTACGTCTGTGGCAGTACCGCCAGGCTGAGTACTTCCAGGATGACATGCCAGAGTCCGAGGAACACCCCAGCACCCCTGCCCCAATGTCTCACACGTCTACAGCCTTTTCCTCATCCCAGTAG